A window of Prevotella fusca JCM 17724 genomic DNA:
TGACTTACCGTTTGGAGCATTGTGAGGCGGACTGGAAACCTTCTACAGGACTGTTTGAGAGTGATGTCGTAGATGGTTTCATTTCCGGAAACACAATAGATGATGTCAAGGAATCTACACTGACAAATACACTTTACACACATTATCATCTGGATATTCCCAATGACAAATGCCGTCCTAAGCTGTCTGGCAATTATCGTTTGTATATATATGATGATAACGAACCGGAAGTCCCTTTACTGACGGCTTGCTTCATGCTTACAGAACCTGCAGGACGGTCAATGGGAGTAAGGCTGAATATTACTTCGCAGACTGACCTGTCCATCAACAGTAAGCACCAACAAGTTGAGATGCAAGTGGACTATGGGAATTATACCGTAAGTAATCCTCAGCAACAAATCAAGACTGTTGTAATGCAGAACCGCAACTGGCTTGAGGCACGATGGAACAGTAAACCGCAATATGTCATGGCAAACGAATTGCGTTGGACACATAACCAGGATTACATTTTCCGGGCAGGGAATGAGTATAGGAAGTTTGAGATACTATCAACAGATGTCACGTCTATGGGGGTTGACCGGATTGGATGGGATGGTAAGGACTATCATGCTTATCTCTTTCCCGCATTGCCCCTGCTGAATTATATTTATGACGAGGATGCTGACGGTGCGTTTCTTATCCGCAACTCAGACAACATAGAAGTAAATACCACCAGCGACTACATGCTGACACACTTCCAGCTTAACACTCCCTCACCCTATCCTTACAGAATATTCTTGAATGGTGACTGGACTTACGATCGTTTGCTTCCTGAATATGAGATGACTTATAATTCTACAGAGAAATGCTATGAAGCTGTGGTTCCATTGAAGTTCGGTTATTACAACTACCAGTTCCTTGCCGTAAACGAACAAGGAAAACCTGCTGCTTTCAGCGTAGACAACAGTCATTATCAAACGGAAAACAGTTATCAGGCACTTGTTTATTTCCGTCCACAAGGAGGAAGAACAGACAAACTTGTTGGATATGCAAATGTAAAGTTTATAAAAAACAAAAGCATCGAGGACTAAACGCAGTAATGCTATAATCCCTATGCTGTAAAAGGATATAACACCTTTTATCCGATAGATTATCTTTTAGTGCTGTCCTGTAAACATTTCCCGTATAAATTAGTCATAGGCGTCTTACTATGACATGAATAATCATAATAACCCTTTCTTCCCGTTTTCGGCTGATGTGTTGCTGCCCATCACACGTGGTGGTGTTGGTAAACACCATTGGTGTTGAACACTAATCACTTTGCGATATGTTGCCGGAATACAGACATCTTTTACTTACCAAGCAGAGTTATACTACCAAAAGTAAACAAAACTTATTTGAGATTGTCATCTAAACTCTATTAAGCGAAACACCTCTCCCTCCAAACCTATAATAGAATCAACACCAATCCTCTTTCCGTTGTCCATGAGTATCATGCGCTCACTGTCACGAATAGCCTTGACAACACCTGTAACAGTAAGATAACTTCCACCTTCCTTGTGTGCATCAGGCTGGAAATAAGTAATTGAAACAGTCGGACGTTCTGCTAAATTAGAGAAAAGAATCGAGAGCTTGCGGTCCAGCAGCTCTCGGTCATCCTCCATCATCTCAACTTTCGGACTTGTATAGCGTGCCGTTTCCGCGACAACTTCCCCATAACTGGTAAGGGCTGCAAAGGGTGCAAACTGTGCTGCACGACTATAGAGCCTCATCTGCGGATGCCGCTTTGAAACGTGATGCGGAAGATGGATTATATCATCGTAATTATCTGTCATGCCTTATGTCCTCCTATCTGTTTGTTTCGATCCCTTGCCGTTGACCCTTCATCAAAGTTCAACCCACGGAGCAGAGAATTCTTTCCAAATCTGTTTTTGATGTTGATAATGGTTTCCTGTATCCTTCGTTCACGTACCAACTCAGCTGCTTCTACCTCCTGTTCCCTCCTCACTGCTTCATAATCAGTAAACATATCAAGCTCAACAGGTTTATGTGTCTTTTGTTTCATCCGTTCTTCGCTAATGACGTGATTTGTTGAGATACTCAGTCTTCTGATTAATAATCTTTTGTCAACAACCTCGTCATAAAGTGCAAGAACAGCCTCCCCAATTAGGCGGGCGGAAGACGTAAAGCGATGAAGATTGGCTGTTCCGTGAGCACTCTTCGGCACTTTACGTCCATACCAGTCAACTGCGACAGGACCAGCATATCCCTTTCCAGCTGATGACGTCAAACTTTCACGGTCGTAACCAACGTACAAAACGAGTTGGTCTGTTACACAACGTTTCTCTACCAAGTCCAGCGCAATGGCATCTGCCATCTCCTGCACTACGACTCTTGCCTTACGAAAAGTGTAAGCATCCTGTAGCACCTGACCACTGCTCATCGAACAACTCTCCGGTCGATAAGCCTTGACCATCTCCATCGTACAGGGTTCCCATCCCCAAGCATGATCAATAAGCAGCTCTGCATTTACTCCAAAAAGTTTATAGAGCAGTTCCTCCTGATGGATGGAACAACGTGCAATCTTGCCCATCGTGTCAATACCATAGGAATACAGACGCTGTGCTATACCCCTTCCTACACGCCAGAAGTCTGTAAGCGGACGATGATTCCAAAGTTTCTCACGATAGCTTTTCTCATCCAATTCGGCAATACGCACGCCGTCCTTATCGGCAGGAATATGCTTTGCAACAATATCCATCGCTACCTTACAAAGATACATGTTCGTGCCTATGCCCGCAGTTGCTGTAATACCCGTCTCACGCAAGACATCACGTATCATCTTCCTTGCCAGTTCATGGGCAGTCATCCGATAGCTGTAAAGGTAAGAAGTAGCATCGATAAACACCTCGTCTATTGAATACACATGTATGTCTTCTGGTGCAATATACCGCAGATAGACATTGTATATCTTCGCACTGTACTGGATATAATGCGCCATACGGGGCATAGCTGTCACATAATCGACTGCCCAGTCTGGGTGTTGTTCCAGTTCTTTTGCATCGTATGACTTTCCTGTAAACGTTTTTCCCGCTGAAGTTCTCCGTTCCTCATTGACCTCTCTCAGACGTTGTACGACCTCAAACAGACGTGCACGCCCAGGCAGACCGTATGCTTTCAGAGAAGGTGACACGGCAAGACAGATGGTCTTTTCCGTCCTCCCCACATCAGCAACGACAAGATTGGTCGTCATCGGATCAAGTTCACGTCCCACACATTCCACACTTGCATAGAACGATTTAAGGTCTATAGCAATGTAAGTTCTACTGGATGATTTTCTCGATGAAGACATTGATAGCAGGAGTGAAAGGAAATTAAAGGGGTTAAGATTATATTTTACTGGAAGTTAGAAAGACCAAAGGAGTTATATCGAGTCAAGACAAGACAACAGCTTGTTGGAAGTTAGAGGAGTCAAAGGGAATTAAAAGACTTTAGTCGTTACCTTCTACTTATGAAAAAGACTCAGAAACAAAGTATTGCCCCAACTTCTTTAACTCCTTTACTCCATCAACTTCTCTCACTCACTGTTACACTCCTTTAATAATCCTTCTCAGTGTAAGTTTCATCCAGCAACACCTTCGACGGAGCTTTGCCAGAATGATAAGTATATCTGAAATTGAAGCCGGCATCCTTGTAAGCCTTTGTACCAGGGTCAGCCTTCAAAGCATCGCCTAAGGCTTTCCTTAACTCTGACCTTTTCGCAACAATGACCTGTTCATTGTCAGCCTTGTCCAAAAGTGTATGATAGTAATGAATCGTACGGGAAGAGGCTTCAAACACCATACTGTCCATTCGGGTATCATTAACCACTGGTGTTGGGCATTTCTTCTCCGTGTATTCCTTACATTCCTGTGCCGCCCTTTCCTCCAAGCTACCGTGACAGGCAGTGAGAGAGAGCAGCAGTACACCTGCATAAAATAACTGTTTCATTCTCATTCAACTAATATTAAAAGTGGTTCAGAATACTCATACAAAGAAAACACTCTTTATATATCCCTCACCGAATATCTGTTGCAAAGATAAGAAAAAATAGATTCTTCTGTTAAATGCGTAGACACTTTTCGTATAGCTTTAACAAAAGAACCGAAATTATGCATTATACAAAAAGACAGCCAAGACAGTCTTGGCTGTCTTTTTTATTATCATCCTCCGACACAGAAAACCTTTTCATTTTAATACTTTGAAAACGCAGGCAATAGATTGAAAAATCATGACATAATTTCGGATAAAATATCTACAGATAAAGGCAAAAATACGTGTAAAAAGCAAGTTTGCAACCAACAGGAAATCAGTTGGTTATAAACCCGTGCAAGAAAAGGTGCTTAATTGGACTTCAAAAGGGCGTCAGTTAGACCTCAAAAGGGCATCTATTGCAAGTCAATTGGGCGTCTTTTAGAAGCCAACAGAGCATATATTGGTTTTGAGTTGCATGAAAATAGTTTACAGACTCCGATTGACACGGGAATAAGTTGTTCATAGAAGACTGAAAGACATGGTAACGGGTAGACATCGTTCTCATTTGCCTTTTCTGCATTTTTATTTTGTGCTTTATCCTCCTTTGTGAGCCCATCTGATTTTGGATAGTCATACCATGCAAGCGTATAAGCCTTTATTCTATTTCCAATTCCATGCATTTAACGGAAGAACCAAAAATTAGGTAATTTCTTATTTTAACATTCTTAATTCTCAATAATTATGACTATATTTGCACTTTGAAAATATAGACAAACTGATGAATCATATAAGAAATTTCTGCATTATTGCCCATATCGACCATGGTAAGTCAACCTTGGCGGATCGTCTTCTTGAATACACTCAGACGATTAAGATAACAGGAGGGCAGATGCTTGATGATATGGATTTGGAGCG
This region includes:
- a CDS encoding type IX secretion system plug protein gives rise to the protein MKQRVLTFLCCLACLFPASVSAQRHEINDANIRSLKVIANQKWLDLPVMVLNSGRISIDFDDLTHTYRRLTYRLEHCEADWKPSTGLFESDVVDGFISGNTIDDVKESTLTNTLYTHYHLDIPNDKCRPKLSGNYRLYIYDDNEPEVPLLTACFMLTEPAGRSMGVRLNITSQTDLSINSKHQQVEMQVDYGNYTVSNPQQQIKTVVMQNRNWLEARWNSKPQYVMANELRWTHNQDYIFRAGNEYRKFEILSTDVTSMGVDRIGWDGKDYHAYLFPALPLLNYIYDEDADGAFLIRNSDNIEVNTTSDYMLTHFQLNTPSPYPYRIFLNGDWTYDRLLPEYEMTYNSTEKCYEAVVPLKFGYYNYQFLAVNEQGKPAAFSVDNSHYQTENSYQALVYFRPQGGRTDKLVGYANVKFIKNKSIED
- a CDS encoding Y-family DNA polymerase, with the protein product MSSSRKSSSRTYIAIDLKSFYASVECVGRELDPMTTNLVVADVGRTEKTICLAVSPSLKAYGLPGRARLFEVVQRLREVNEERRTSAGKTFTGKSYDAKELEQHPDWAVDYVTAMPRMAHYIQYSAKIYNVYLRYIAPEDIHVYSIDEVFIDATSYLYSYRMTAHELARKMIRDVLRETGITATAGIGTNMYLCKVAMDIVAKHIPADKDGVRIAELDEKSYREKLWNHRPLTDFWRVGRGIAQRLYSYGIDTMGKIARCSIHQEELLYKLFGVNAELLIDHAWGWEPCTMEMVKAYRPESCSMSSGQVLQDAYTFRKARVVVQEMADAIALDLVEKRCVTDQLVLYVGYDRESLTSSAGKGYAGPVAVDWYGRKVPKSAHGTANLHRFTSSARLIGEAVLALYDEVVDKRLLIRRLSISTNHVISEERMKQKTHKPVELDMFTDYEAVRREQEVEAAELVRERRIQETIINIKNRFGKNSLLRGLNFDEGSTARDRNKQIGGHKA